CTGGTCATGTTGCCTTTTGCGGTGTGGCTTTGTGGCTATTTTCTGCTGATCCGCTGGTATCTGCCACGGGTTCGCAAACGATCGGCGGCGCGGGCGGGAGCGCGGGCGATGGTGTCGGGCCAGGTAGTGGACACGATCACCAATATCAAGACGGTCAAGCTGTTCGCACATGCCGAGGCCGAGGATGTGACCGCGCGCAATGCCATGGCCGACCTGCGCGAGAGGTCGCTGGATTTCGGCTGGCTTTCGGCCAGTTTCCGGTTCTTCCTGATGTTGCTGGCGGGTGTCTTGCCGGTGATCCTGCTGGGTTCGGCGCTGATTCTCTGGCGGGCAGGGGATGCCAGCGCGGGCGACGTTGTGGTCGCCGGATCGGTCTCCATCCGTATCGCGCAGATGTCCGGTTGGGTCAGTTTCACGCTGATGAGCCTTTATGCCAACCTGGGAGAGGTGCAGAACGGCATGAACAGTCTTGCGCGGGCTGAACGTATCGAGGATGTCGCGGATGCGCGGCCTTTGGTTGCGGGCGCTGGCAAGATCGATTTCGAGGATGTCGGCTTTGCCTATGGGCGAAAATCCGGCGGGGTCGATGCGTTGTCGCTGACCGTTGCGCCGGGCGAAAAACTGGGGATTGTCGGTGCCTCAGGGGCGGGCAAGTCGACGCTGGTTTCGTTGCTGCTCAGGCTCTATGAAGCGGAAAACGGACAAATCCGCATTGACGGGCAGGATATCACTACCGTGACGCAGGACAGTTTGCGGCGGCAGATCGGGCTGGTGACGCAAGAGACGGCGATGTTCAATCGTTCGGCCCGCGAGAACATCCTTTATGGCCGCCCAAATGCGAGCGAGGCCGAGTTGATCGCCGCCGCGCAAAAGGCCGAGGCGCATGACTTCATCCTGGATCTTGCCGACGCCAAGGGACGCACCGGATATGACGCCCATCTGGGCGAGCGTGGCGTCAAGCTGAGCGGTGGTCAGCGGCAGCGGATTGCGCTGGCGCGCGCTATCCTCAAAGACGCGCCGATCCTGGTGCTGGACGAGGCAACCAGCGCGCTTGACAGCGAGGTCGAGGCGTCGATCCAGACCGCGCTGCACCGGGTGATGGAGGGCAAGACCGTGCTGGCCATCGCGCACCGTCTGTCGACCCTGTCGGAAATGGACCGGATCGTGGTGCTGGATCGCGGCCGGATCGTCGAAAGCGGCACGCATGAAGCGCTTTTGGCGCGCGACGGTCTCTATGCCCGGTTCTGGCATCGTCAGTCGGGTGGCTTTATTCGCACCCAGGCCGCCGAGTAAGGGCTTTTCGCCTCGCGCGTGCCCCTGTATCAGGCGGCCATGACACAAGAGATCACCATTACACGGCTGGGCCATCAGGGCGACGGGATCGCCCCGGGCCCGGTCTATGTGCCGCGCAGCCTGCCGGGCGAGGTGGTCAGCGGCACGCCCGAGGGCGACAGACTGGCCGATATGCGGGTGGTGACACCGTCGCCGCATCGAGTGGCGCCGCCCTGCCGCCATTACCGCGCCTGCGGCGGCTGCCAGTTGCAGCACGCCTCGGACGGGTTCGTCGCCGAGTGGAAGCAAGAGGTGGTGCGCGCCGCATTGGCGGCGCAAGGGATCGAGGCGGTGATGCGCCCCGTTCATACCTCGCCGCCGCAGTCACGCCGCCGCGCAACCATCGCGGTGCGCCGCACTAAAAAGGGTGCGCTTGCCGGGTTTCATGGCCGCGCCTCGGACGTGATCACCGAGATTCCGGATTGCCATTTGCTCGACCCTGCGCTGCTTGCCGCCATTCCGATGGCCGAGGCGTTGGCCATGCTGGGCGGCAGCCGCAAGGGGGTCATGGCGGTCACGCTGACCCTGTCGGTGGCTGGGCTAGATGTGGCGGTGCGCGGTGGCAAGCCACTGGACGGCCCGCTTGAGGTGGCGCTGGGCCAGTTGGCCGAGGTGCAGGGGCTGGCCCGGCTGGCCTGGGAAGACGAGGTGATCGCCATGCGTCACCCGCCGGCGCAAAACTTCGGCAAGGCGGCGGTCGTGCCGCCGCCGGGCGCCTTTCTGCAGGCCACCCGCGACGGGGAACAGGCGTTGTTGGCAGCGGTGCGGGAAACGATTGCGGGCGCCCGCCGGGTCGCCGATCTGTTTGCCGGCTGCGGCACCTTTGCCCTGCCGCTGGCCGAAACCGCCGAGGTGCACGCGGTCGAGGGTGAGAGCGCGATGACTGCCGCGCTTGATCGGGGCTGGCGTCGTGCGCAGGGCCTGAAGCGCGTGACCACCGAGGCGCGCGATCTGTTCCGCCGCCCGCTGCTGCCCGACGAACTGGCCGCATTCGACGCGGTGGTGCTGGACCCGCCCCGCGCCGGGGCCGAGGCGCAGGTGGCCGAACTGGCCCGCGCCAAACCACCCGTCATCGCCTATGTCAGCTGTAACCCGGTGACCTTTGCCCGCGATGCCAAAACGCTGGTTCAGGCTGGATATAGCCTGAATTGGGTGCAGGTGGTCGATCAGTTCCGCTGGTCGGCACATGTGGAGCT
The window above is part of the Ruegeria pomeroyi DSS-3 genome. Proteins encoded here:
- a CDS encoding ABC transporter ATP-binding protein; this encodes MRFADLIDPFRDTDTPPPQRLGAFIRWALSGAWPVLFVAALFSALAGMFEAITAWILGQVVDRAVELGPEGFFEGTNLATILVAVGFFVLIRPVAFGLSAFSNNYIVMPNIPPLVLAKLNRWTLGQSVGFFDDDFAGRIAQKQMQTASALSSVVSETISAIVFALASLIGSLALLGSIHPLVMLPFAVWLCGYFLLIRWYLPRVRKRSAARAGARAMVSGQVVDTITNIKTVKLFAHAEAEDVTARNAMADLRERSLDFGWLSASFRFFLMLLAGVLPVILLGSALILWRAGDASAGDVVVAGSVSIRIAQMSGWVSFTLMSLYANLGEVQNGMNSLARAERIEDVADARPLVAGAGKIDFEDVGFAYGRKSGGVDALSLTVAPGEKLGIVGASGAGKSTLVSLLLRLYEAENGQIRIDGQDITTVTQDSLRRQIGLVTQETAMFNRSARENILYGRPNASEAELIAAAQKAEAHDFILDLADAKGRTGYDAHLGERGVKLSGGQRQRIALARAILKDAPILVLDEATSALDSEVEASIQTALHRVMEGKTVLAIAHRLSTLSEMDRIVVLDRGRIVESGTHEALLARDGLYARFWHRQSGGFIRTQAAE
- a CDS encoding class I SAM-dependent RNA methyltransferase, yielding MTQEITITRLGHQGDGIAPGPVYVPRSLPGEVVSGTPEGDRLADMRVVTPSPHRVAPPCRHYRACGGCQLQHASDGFVAEWKQEVVRAALAAQGIEAVMRPVHTSPPQSRRRATIAVRRTKKGALAGFHGRASDVITEIPDCHLLDPALLAAIPMAEALAMLGGSRKGVMAVTLTLSVAGLDVAVRGGKPLDGPLEVALGQLAEVQGLARLAWEDEVIAMRHPPAQNFGKAAVVPPPGAFLQATRDGEQALLAAVRETIAGARRVADLFAGCGTFALPLAETAEVHAVEGESAMTAALDRGWRRAQGLKRVTTEARDLFRRPLLPDELAAFDAVVLDPPRAGAEAQVAELARAKPPVIAYVSCNPVTFARDAKTLVQAGYSLNWVQVVDQFRWSAHVELAAAFSLAHIGG